One segment of Candidatus Eisenbacteria bacterium DNA contains the following:
- a CDS encoding aspartate ammonia-lyase gives MSDTRGTSTAAPPAPASATRTERDSLGPLEVPADAYYGVQTARAIANFPISGERLHPEMVRAAVRIKIAAARANAELGVLDTKKAQAIEAAAQEILDGKHQDQFVVDAFQAGAGTSFHMNVNEVIANRACELMGGKRGDHSLVHPNDHVNMAQSTNDVIPTSIRLAAHVLAGPLEEEMGRLADSLGAKAGEFAHVLKSGRTHLQDAVPVTLGQEFSGYAECVRGWRDSIRRSREGLLDLGIGGNAAGTGINAHPKYRERTVAHLGAITGTPFRSSKNLFEAMQSMAPFVRLSSDLRGFALDVTRVANDLRLLASGPTTGFDEIVLPAMQPGSSIMPGKVNPVIPEMTNMVCYQVLGYDTTVAYASQAGQLELNVMMPVIAHNLLRAEALLTSTLQVLRTKCIDGITANEDVAREYFERSISLATALNPYIGYAKAAEVAKESAKTGKTVVEIVRERKLLTEDQIAKVFSPENMT, from the coding sequence ATGTCTGACACTCGCGGCACCTCCACCGCCGCCCCGCCGGCGCCCGCTTCCGCGACGCGCACGGAGCGCGATTCTCTGGGACCGCTCGAAGTTCCCGCCGACGCCTACTACGGCGTGCAGACGGCGCGGGCGATCGCGAACTTCCCGATCAGCGGCGAGCGGCTCCACCCCGAGATGGTTCGCGCCGCGGTCCGGATCAAGATCGCGGCCGCGCGTGCCAACGCCGAGCTGGGAGTTCTCGATACGAAGAAGGCCCAGGCGATCGAGGCGGCCGCCCAGGAGATCCTGGACGGGAAGCACCAGGACCAGTTCGTGGTGGACGCGTTCCAAGCCGGCGCCGGCACGTCCTTCCACATGAACGTGAACGAGGTCATCGCGAACCGCGCCTGCGAGCTGATGGGCGGGAAGCGGGGGGACCACTCGCTCGTCCATCCGAACGATCACGTGAACATGGCACAGTCGACGAACGACGTGATCCCGACCTCGATCCGCCTCGCGGCCCACGTGCTCGCGGGACCGCTCGAGGAGGAGATGGGACGCCTCGCGGACTCGCTGGGGGCGAAGGCTGGAGAGTTCGCGCACGTCCTGAAGTCGGGGCGCACGCACCTCCAGGATGCCGTCCCGGTCACCCTGGGTCAGGAGTTCTCGGGGTACGCCGAGTGCGTCCGCGGCTGGCGGGATTCCATACGCCGGAGCCGCGAAGGGCTCCTCGACCTCGGGATCGGCGGCAACGCGGCCGGGACCGGGATCAACGCCCACCCGAAGTACCGGGAGCGCACGGTCGCGCATCTGGGCGCGATCACCGGCACCCCGTTCCGGTCCTCGAAGAACCTCTTCGAGGCGATGCAGAGCATGGCCCCGTTCGTGCGTCTCTCGAGCGACCTTCGTGGTTTCGCGCTCGACGTCACGCGTGTCGCGAACGATCTCCGGCTCCTCGCCAGCGGCCCGACGACCGGGTTCGACGAGATCGTGCTCCCCGCCATGCAGCCCGGCTCGTCCATCATGCCGGGCAAGGTGAACCCGGTGATCCCCGAGATGACGAACATGGTCTGCTACCAGGTGCTCGGCTACGACACGACGGTGGCGTACGCCTCCCAGGCGGGACAGCTCGAGCTGAACGTGATGATGCCCGTGATCGCGCACAATCTCCTGCGAGCCGAGGCGCTCCTCACCTCGACCCTCCAGGTGCTCCGCACCAAGTGCATCGACGGGATCACCGCGAACGAGGACGTCGCCCGGGAGTACTTCGAGCGCTCGATCTCGCTCGCGACCGCGCTCAACCCGTACATCGGCTACGCGAAGGCGGCCGAGGTGGCCAAGGAGTCGGCGAAGACCGGAAAGACGGTCGTCGAGATCGTGCGGGAGCGGAAGCTCCTCACCGAGGACCAGATCGCGAAGGTGTTCTCACCGGAGAACATGACCTAG
- a CDS encoding outer membrane beta-barrel protein has protein sequence MNGPDVTPGTFALIAMAAALLLAAPAPSHAETRFGIAGFAGYNSHSMEDANELIDEVNDGLAGTGFSMDEITSSWGFGGGLRIRPSGDKLMIALDYEKLNAGSELEVFGGSFEIETPADAFTGTLLYLFPSSSRARIGVGAGVGYYSGDGEIGADSAGVGFEIDVEGSGFGFHGLAALDYGISPVVHLEGSAGYRFAETSDLEVGGQTAYNLQGEEATLDWSGFMSRVGLAFYFGAGAPSTSP, from the coding sequence ATGAACGGACCTGACGTTACCCCTGGGACGTTCGCCTTGATCGCAATGGCAGCAGCACTTCTCCTCGCCGCACCCGCCCCGTCCCACGCCGAAACCCGGTTCGGCATCGCCGGCTTCGCCGGCTACAACAGCCACTCCATGGAAGACGCCAACGAGCTGATCGACGAAGTCAACGACGGGCTTGCCGGCACCGGATTCTCCATGGACGAGATCACGAGCAGCTGGGGATTCGGGGGCGGCTTGCGTATCCGTCCTTCGGGCGACAAGCTGATGATCGCGCTGGACTACGAGAAGCTCAACGCGGGCTCGGAGCTGGAGGTCTTCGGCGGAAGCTTCGAGATCGAGACGCCGGCCGACGCGTTCACGGGAACCCTGCTCTACCTCTTCCCGTCCTCCTCCCGCGCTCGGATCGGAGTCGGGGCGGGAGTCGGGTACTACTCGGGGGACGGTGAGATCGGAGCCGACTCCGCAGGCGTGGGGTTCGAGATCGACGTGGAGGGGAGCGGCTTCGGCTTTCATGGGCTGGCCGCGCTCGACTACGGGATCTCGCCCGTCGTGCACCTGGAGGGCTCAGCCGGCTACCGTTTCGCGGAGACGAGTGATCTGGAGGTAGGAGGTCAGACCGCGTACAACCTGCAGGGAGAAGAGGCGACTCTCGACTGGAGCGGCTTCATGAGCCGCGTGGGGCTCGCCTTCTACTTCGGAGCCGGCGCGCCGTCGACATCACCGTAG
- the lipB gene encoding lipoyl(octanoyl) transferase LipB, whose translation MASDEPIPIYDLGRVPYRAALSFQRRAVETRARGESPDVLYLLEHDSVLTVGRGSKDGNLKAAGTDLERLGIEVVPVERGGDITYHGPGQLVGYPIVSLAGLPGGMDLHRYLRDLEQALIETLAAFGLKARRNPPYTGVWVGDRKVAAIGVAVRRWVAYHGFALNIDPDLSHFDLIHPCGIRHLGVASMASLLGEAPARERVIARLADAFSRVWERPVLLPGSSEALPDFPFSQETSHV comes from the coding sequence ATGGCCAGCGACGAACCCATTCCCATCTACGACCTGGGCCGCGTGCCGTATCGCGCGGCCCTCTCGTTTCAGCGGCGGGCCGTGGAGACGCGCGCGCGCGGGGAGTCGCCCGACGTCCTCTACCTCCTCGAGCACGACTCCGTGCTCACCGTGGGGCGGGGCTCCAAGGACGGCAACCTCAAGGCCGCGGGCACCGATCTCGAGCGGCTCGGGATCGAGGTCGTTCCCGTGGAGCGCGGCGGGGACATCACGTATCACGGACCCGGCCAGCTCGTGGGCTATCCGATCGTCTCGCTCGCGGGGCTTCCAGGCGGAATGGACCTCCATCGGTATCTGCGCGATCTGGAGCAGGCCCTGATCGAGACGCTCGCGGCGTTCGGGCTCAAGGCGCGCCGGAATCCTCCCTACACCGGCGTCTGGGTGGGCGACCGCAAGGTGGCCGCGATCGGGGTCGCCGTGCGGCGGTGGGTCGCGTATCACGGGTTCGCGCTGAACATCGATCCCGACCTGAGCCATTTCGACCTCATTCATCCGTGCGGCATCCGCCATCTCGGCGTCGCCTCCATGGCTTCCCTGCTGGGAGAGGCTCCCGCGCGCGAGCGCGTCATCGCGCGACTCGCGGACGCGTTCTCCCGCGTGTGGGAGCGTCCGGTGCTCCTTCCGGGGTCGAGCGAGGCGCTCCCCGACTTCCCCTTCTCCCAGGAGACGAGCCATGTCTGA